The window TTTTCGTGTCACATTGTCGATGATTTTTATGAACGCAcattgttttttaaaaaaaagagcaAAAACTTGAGAAACATAACACACTTATGTATGTATTTGCCGATTTTATACCAATTAATGCGTCTGTATATGATCAATACTTACGAAACGAGAGGAATAGTGGTTGTGTCTTTCTTGAGTGTCGATAGGGCAAATAATTATTTCTTTGATAAGATATGAAACAACAAAGCAAAGCAAATGCCAAAATCTTGCAACAAACAAAATGGCATTTCGATTTTTGTATGTTGGCCTCATTTCAACTTACCTTATTCCCTTCACATTACATATATCGATATAAAAACAAGGTGCGTGTGGTAGATATCACTATTATTAAATGGACATGGAAGATGAGTAGGTCCAATAGCTTAgtatgaaaaaaagaagaagacaaGACTCCAAAAACTATGGCCTCCCATGTAATGAACACAAGGATTTGTACAATTTTGTATGCTTTCAATGAAAAGTAGCTCAAACTTTTAAGTGAAAATCAAGCAAACATTCATCGAGTGATTCAGCATCCACCCACAACCTGGGTCCTTATTCCTTTATGTTCTATCTCTTCCTATTCCCGACAATCTATAGTACTATTTCTCACCACTTGCAATCATACACTCCCTCCACaaattcttttcttcttcttttgaaaGTAGGCCAttctaactctttctttaatgACAAGCTAAATACTCAAACATTATTGATCCATACATATTTTTTTTGAGACGTTCCAAGGTAAATAatgcattttcatttttggcCAAAAATAATCATTACTCTTATTCCTTATTTTCATTGCTATCTTTTTATTAACACAGAACACCATTTCTTAATCCACATGCTCAAAGAAATGTATCACTTTACTCTGGATAAGGTCCAATTCGCCATAAATTGAACAACATAAGGTGACAGGAAATCTAGAGAACACCTTAACGTGAACTAAGGAAATTGAACTGAACTGCTTCTGATATTTTACTCCCTTTGtctttgaaaatataaattttctaattttaaaaatccaactacactactaataatgtgaaCTTCACTctctactaacactacttccactaTTATTTCTTTACCcctctcctactttaccaattaagCATTAAAACTTATCCCCAACCAAATATTCatacttatttttattataatcaaTCGCTATTGGTATTCATCCCATAGAAAAAGGTTGAAGTCAGCCCAGCCCAGCTAGGAAAGTCGAGGCCCAAGTTCTGTAAACAATGAGGCCCATAACTCTATGCGATACCCTTTGTGATGTTCAGTTTGGGCCATATTGTTGGACCCATGCACTGGAAATTTGAATTCgagtattaatataaaattcattgGGAATATTAAATCCAATTTTATCCAAATAATATATGTGCACTTCCCTTTAAAAGTTTAAAACACACCAAAAAAGGCAATTTATCTCGCTATATACCAATCGATTCAACCCTTTTTCATTATCCTGaattccaatttcaaaatttcaccaCCATTTTTCCAGATCTACACTTCTCACTCTGAAAATGCCTCCGACTGATACGAGCCCCGATCTCAGAGTAGATTCTCCAtctttccctctctctcccttTATGTATAGTTGAGGAACCAAGTCAGCTActgcattttccttttaacaCATTTAAATCCTTGTTTTGTGTTTGTTGCCTGTTCTTCTGCAGAGATCATCGACTAATCCAGCTACTTTAAGTATGAGGTAAGTTGAAAACTCGAcagaatgtaatttttttttcattttatgttttgttggACAGTGTGACGAAATGTGCAAAAATAATATAAGAGAAATTCGCGGTTTTCCCCAATTTTTTACTCGCTAATTTAGAATCATTGTTTGGTCAGTGAGTACGCGTTTGCGGATCTCAACAACTTGGAGCACTGTGCCAAGTATTTGAACAACACCTTAGTCACCTTTGGCTTCCCTGCTTCACTCGATCTCTTTTCTAATGACCCCGTAAGTTGTTGATTGCGATTTTAAGGATTTTGCTGAGCTTTTATTTCTAGTACTTGTTGTAGAAATAAGGGGGAGGTAGGAATGGGGGTTATAACACTTGTTTTGCTATGCGTTTAATGTGGATGGAACTTTTTTGAAATAGGTGTCGGTGTCGAGAACTTGCAATTGCATACATGCTTTGTTGCAGCAGAGACAGCGTGATGTTGAGTTTCGCGAGTCTGCCAATGAGCAGAGGCAACGGTATTCTTCTTACCAAGTATTAGTGTAGATTGTTGCATATACTTACTAGTTACTATGTGGATAAGGGTTAGTGCATGATTTGCTTTTGCGGAATTTTGAGCTGGTTCAGTCATTAGGTTTAGCTTGTAAATTCGTCcaaacaaaccaaaaaggaaaaaagaaatttGAAGTAGAAGATTGAGGAAAGActtttgtttttcatttcttGAACGTTGAGTATAGTAAGGCAGTTGCCCTCCTGTTGGATCTTTTTCCGCACTCAGCACACATGTTTCTGTTTCCAATCATGTGGATAAGGAACATTCTGATCTATGGAGTTGTAATGATGGCAAGGAACTTTGGCAGGGATCTACTaggttttatattttttcaatttctatagtagtttaggaaaataattcaatgtTCTGACAGCCAGATAATGTGTTAGTACTTTGGTGGTTTTAAGTCGGTCACAGATGTGGACAGGAACGGTTTAAGAATAAGAACTGAAGCATCAAATGATACCTCAAATTATTTTGTGCATTTACGGTGACTACtgactactccctccgtcccaactaagttgagtcacttcttttttgcactcgtGGTGGAAAAatcgtaataaatagttaaagtggatatataataaagtaaaagcgacaataatatagagaagagttTTATTACATTATTCttgcttttactttattattatatatctaCTTCAACTATTATTtacgattttttcaaaacgagtgcaaaaaagaagtgagtcaacttagttgggacagagggagtactattttgccTAAGAGCATAATGAATTCAGTTATTGGCAACTTGATCACAATTTTGCTTAGAAAGTCACTTGCATGTTATTATTTGACAGGCTGTTATCAGACATTTCAAGATTGGAAGCTAAAGTGGAGAGGCTGGAATCCCAATTGTCTACGAAAGATAGAGAGATAGCTAGTATGACGAGAACGGTGCGTCCAGTTTAATCATTTTGAAACATCAAGGGGGTTGTCTTTAATTGATATCTTTCTCTGGTTCTGTAACTAATTCAACCAATAGGAAGCGAAAGCTACAGCAGCTTTCAAAACCCAGATCGATAAGTTACAGCAGGAGCGAGATGAATTTCAGAAGATGGTTTTGGGTAACCAGGTTTGCATTTAACCTTCTTCTTGTTGTACTAATGCACTCATTgctatattacaaattataactTGGTACTTGATGTCAGCAAGTGAAAACTCAACAGATTcatgagatgaagaagaaagaaaaagagtaTGTAAAGTTGCAGGTACGACTTTTTTGTATGTCTCATTATTTGTTAAATGAAATACTACAAAAAACGTAGTTTGAAGGTGGCGTAAATCACATAAAGATAACCATATAGGTAATCAACATATCATTTCTTGCAGGAGCGCCTCAATCAAGTAGTAatggagaaaaagaaagaatcTAGATCAGGCATGGAAATTATGAATTTACTACAGGTGAATATGTTGTTAGTATAATAGTTATCTTATTATGTTTACTATAATTCTTGTAGTTTCCTCATGCACGTATGCTATATTTACAGAAAGAAGGCAGGCAGCGTGGGACATGGACTGGGAAGAAGGCTGACACTGATTTCTACAAAAAGATTGTGAGTAATGTGGGCTTATTAAGTTACTAGAGGGACACACGTTTCATTAATAGTTGCTACTTGCTGCCACCTGCCTGTAGGTGGAAACTTGCGAAGCAAAAAATCAAGAATTGATGGCAGAAAATGCAGATTTGAGAATATTATTACGTTCAATGCAGGTACCTTTGATCGTTTAGACTGATGATGAGTTTGgaaatgtattttgtgttactggttgtttttcttaatttctatTTATAGACATATATTGTTCCCAAGGATCAAATTACAGGGTGGAGCCATTATTTATTGTTCAGTGAAGGtgaaaatttattataattagaCAAATTGGGGCCAACTGAATGGAAGCATAGTGTAGGTGCTGGAATACATGAATCCTCTCCCTTGTTTCTCTACGTGTTAATATGTTATTATTGGTCTTATAGACTATGTGCTATTGGCCTATTGTGTGCATGAAGCACGATCACTTGAAGTGACTGTAAATCATGGGCTTGCCTCATGCTCATCCTGCCTCTTGTCATGTTTGAGTATCTGGGAGAAGTTCaagatttatttataaattattagaCAAGAATGGTGATActataatttataagaaattttGTCAAGgtatattatttatatacagTGTAATGCCACGACTTACACAGGAAGGAGTCTTTTAGTGCAATGAAGATTTGTATCTAACTTATTCCTGAACCCAGGCTGATATGCGTGAATTCTTGAATGCTCCAAATGGAAAGCAGTCTTCTCCTGTCAATACTAGGTCAGATGCTGACCTGTCACAGTCCCCTTTGGTAGGGAGGACGGTATGTATGTCAGAATTTAGGAAATAGATAAAAAATCCGATATTAATACTATGCTATACTTCCATCTGCATGAATAAGGTTCAATTTTTACTTTACAGGATATGTTTGATCTGCCTCTTCACATGGGCAGAGATCAAATTGAAGAAAGTCTCCGAACAAAAATGAGCTCAATCAAGGATCGCATGGTTCAACTTCAAGATGCACACAAGGGTGCAGAATTCACTTCTGAAGTGTCAGAGAGAGAGCTTGAGCTTGAAGCTCAGCTTGTTGAGGCAAGAAGCATTATCCAAGAGCAGGTATCATACTGTTTCTTAAAGTCCTAGCCAGAAATATTTGCATCCTCGAAGTTTTAGCTGTCGGAAAAAATGCATTTTATGCTCATTTATGTTTGTTAGTAACACGTGACTTATCTTCTGAATTCATTATTGCTGTGTAAGCAATTACCCCTTACTTTGctgatttattttctttcggGCAAGCAttgttcttattttattcactaacttattctcgAGTCATCACATGTACATTTAAGCTTAAAATTCTTTCCCTAAATGTGTAAGAAAAAAATTCCTGTCACAAGGCAAGGAACACTACAGTGGACTAGATACATTCTGATAAAATTTAGtgttaaaccaaaaattttacAAGGCAGCAAGATGAATTTTAACTCATCTTAAGGACATGAGCTTTTCTGAGGTTTTAGATAAAGTTTCTTCTGAATAAATTTCATTTAAGAATGTTCAGAATAGAAGTATGCTATTCTGTGAAATACAGATTGTCATTTTGATTACTGTTCTGCTCATGCCACTTTGTCCCTTGTGTTTCTTCGTTTGGAATTTGTTTTGCATCTGACACCTATACTAAGTTTCACTGTCCTCGTACGCAGGAATCTATAATGTCTAAACATATTCCTAGATCTAATAAGCCAAGGTACGTTTCCACAGATCATTCCCCTTCCTCAACCCTTCCTCATGCATGATACACACACACCCACCCCTGTGAAGATGAGTTATTATATGGAATCAAGGGGGAAGTTAGAGAATAATCTAAATAAAAACAGAAGATTAATGTCTTATGCAGGACACTAAGTGGCCATCTAAATTCCGAGAGGGAGTCAATGTTGTGATCACTACGAGGTATATTGATATGCTTATTTAGACATCCTTATCTTTAAAGGACATCTGCACCTATGAAGTAAACATCTCTACTTATCAGTGTTGTTATAGAATCGCTTTGTTTTGTAGGAACTGTAACCTGAAAAGTCCTTGTTGCTAGGTTCTACATGACACTTGGTTTGATAACATATTCCTAGTAATAGATTCTACTGGTGAAGCTAATGTGCATTGTCTAAAAGCCGTACACTGATAATGTGTTCTCATATTTTGTTCGGAGCGTTCAGGAGACTGCAAATTCTCACGAAAACAGATAGCTCATTGCCTGATAGTGTGTGTACATTTGTAATTGCTCTGTGCTTTAATTATCCTAACATGTAGTAGACAATAGGTTCAGCTGAAACATATCGTTTGTTTAACTCGAGTTATTTAGTAGTTGTTACAATGACAGTTCCTTTGCTTCATTTATTCTCCAACTTTTATCTGAGCTGTATATTTACATGTGCTAGTTATGGTTGACCAACTATCGACGTATCTTGCAAACATGTAtactactataaataaatatttagtggTATAAGTATAAAAGTCAAATCCGTATATCACCATCTCATGATTCATGAATGGCCTCTTATATTAGGCTTATGGCTGCATAAATTCATTGCATAATCACAGGCTTACTTTAGTGATGCCGGCCATAAAattggatattttttttatgtttgttaccgacgtttgtttttgttttttaacttgtttgttttggttttgattCAGCGTTTTTcacttttaaaatttaatgtgATTATAATGATCTAAGTAATATGAAAGTAAACTATAGaacaataaataatactctccTCGTCTACTGATTGAGGCTAATCAACTGAGGATTTGTCAGTCATTCTGGAGATGCTCGACTAAGGATCCAATCGAAATGAAATTGAACCAATGGTGTCAGGAGGGTAAACTATACAATGCAGAAATCAATGATTTTTAGGCACGTCGATGGGTTGACATATGCAACGGTAGAGGTTAAAATCAATCATCGATCGCTTGTTCTGGGTGGATTATCAATCGCtcaacattccactaactcattcatctAGCCCGgtatactaatattttgataTGTTTCTCCATCCCTAATTGCTGAGTAGTGGTGGGGCTTGAAAACCAAAAGAAAATGGTAGCTCTGAGTCGAGGAGAAGTTAGTTGTACCTTAAGTGCACATGGATAACACCAACAACTGTATGACCAAAAACCTTAACGTAACCTTGAAAACAGAGGTGGGCGCTTTGCTTGCCTATGTCAAAAAGAAGTATATGAATCACCTCTATTAATATACTATCACTCAAAACAACTTAATTTAATAACAATCACACGCTAATCATCAGCCTACTCAGTCACAATCATGTGCCTTTGATTCCATTCTCACTCTTCCATCTACATCAAATCTACACATACTTAAAAATAGCAAAAGAGAAACAAGAAATTGACAATGGCATTGAAAAGCAGAGAGCCAGCTTCTATGCTTGAAGGTGATGGGCTTTGCATCAGCAGAATTCTTGCTAGAGAATCATCAGTGGGGCAATCTTCACGTGTGTTTTATCGATCCAACGAAGGCATTCCGTTTCGATGGGAAATGCAGCCAGGAACAGCAAAGAATCCACAGCAAGAGGAGCAAGTTATTCCTCCTATTTGCCCACCACCACTCATGCAGTGCTTAGGCCTCCCTCTCCCCAATCTCGATGAGCCGGAGCCACCGCGGCTGAAAACATCCATGATTTGGAGGCTGAGAAAAGTGCTGAAAAAAGGAATCACCACGAATATGATAAAGAAGGTGCGTGGAATAAGAAACAAAGAGCAAGAGAGCTCTAGATTCTCTTTAACCTCCGATGTTTCCATGGTCGATTCTCCCTTCTGCTGCAGCCCTTGGAACATTCCAGCCATCctggtaattaattaattatttcattttcttatgCTTCTTTTATTAGGATAGAAGAGTTATCTTTATCTTGGCTCAACAACCATTTGGTAGCAAGGTTAAATTTGCATGATGGCCATATAACATCCATTTGTTACACTAAAATAGACTAAATCAAGATAAATTATTGTAGGGACAAAATCCGGCTACATTTCCATGAACTTTTGAACTTGACATATAATATCTCGAACTTaaatagttgttgaatttttCTCATCATCGACAAAATCCGGCTACATTTCATTTGCTATTACATCACATAAGATAAGGTCACCACTGAAAAATGACAGTGGTGtgattaaaaaatatctcattttaatGTAGTTGGATTTTGTCGTTGGTGgaaaaaattcaacaactatttaagttcgtgatattatatgtcaagTTCAAAGTTGGTgggaatttttattttatttttgaaaagtttcgTGATATTAAGAGTATATTATGATCGCTATGCTTGTGTAAAATATAGGAAGAAGGGAACACCAGAATATACTACTGCAACATACACAAGAATGAATTCGCCGTGGAAGAAGGCGATTTATTTATGAGCAGAATTCTCTCCCAAGTTTCCGCACCGGAGCAGTTTTCCGACCCGCTGCATGGCGGGGATTCAGCGGCGGGCGTGCCGTTTGGATGGGAGATGCATCCAGGCACGCCCAAGGTGGCGGCTGAGGATGAGCTCATCCCGCCACCAAGCCCTCCGCCAGCGGCGCAAAGCCTGACACTACCGCGGCCTGCGCCAGCTGGCGGATATATGAAGACGAAGAGCTCGGCGTGGAAGAAGGCTTGGCTCTGGATAAGGTGGCGCGGCAGGAAAACGGAAACATTGAAAATGCAGCACGAGATCAGCTTTAGGTATAATGAGAAATGAGGTGTTGATgatccttctcctcctcctcctcttcggAAAACCTCGTCGGTTGGGCCGCTGCCGAGAAGCTGCGGTTGGAGGGTGTCGAAGATTCGGAGGAATTTGGCGGGGAGGTGTGGGCCTTGGAAGCGAAGAGAGTTGCTTGTTTTTGCAGGGAGAAAGTGAAACTCCTTGTTGTCGTAGTGCTTATTTGGTAGCTTAGATAAGACTAAGATATATAAGTGATATGAGCTTATTTAACCGTATGGTAGATAAGATGAAGCCCATATTAGACACTGAAGCgcattttactttaattatcttGTGTTATTTTAACATGTGTACTAAACAAACACTAATATGTcctcttttactttttaattgtgtaatagaTTATGTGAAACTTGTATGAAGAATTTGTCAATATATTACTATGTGTTTATGTATCAAAACGAAATTTGAATATATTACTATGTGTTTATGTATCAAAACGAAATTTGATGGCCTTCAACAGATGGTGGGATTTATAACTCAAGTGCAAATGCATCCATTCCTATTATTTGTATGTAACAATTAATACTAATctctatttattatttaatctcGGTTTCTTAAACACTCAGTTGCTCGAGAATACTACTAttagattttcaaattttgaaacataaaatcaGGGCTACTGATAgagatattattatttttagaggacttttatttattaaattaaatagggTTATTTGATCCAAAAGCGTTCTCTCTTTGACATCCAATAGACCAATATAATCTTCAATTTTGCTGTATTCTCTTAAGGCTTCCTGTGACCATTATTGAGCCCAAATAATTTGGATCTGAACTCTAATTAAGTTTCATATTTTATATTCGTGGTGTATTTCTAGAGTTGACTTTTATTGAAATACTTATTTCTCCACAATACATTAGCTATTGCCAATAATTGACAAGTCGATGAGTGCAAAATCCAAATTCAGTATtgatcttcaattttttttgcccttttctcttaaaaaaaaaacttataaatGTAATTGAAACACACAAGTTTGGGCTTGATCTTCAAAATTACttaattgtaattttttaattatatatatatatatatatatatatatatatatagaggttagtgatcaagatataactaattttaagtgtataactagagaacaaatctcagccactcattatcttaatctaatgataaaattaagtattcattttctattaataaaaattgtatGAGGGTATTTTTGGGAAATACATTGTTCCATATTTTGCTACTAAACGAGAAGCCATGATCCAGAAGCGTCTCGCGACGAGAGATCCCTGGACACCACCGCGCTCAGGCTCCTGCCGATGACCGGATCGCGGCGACGGTgggagagggggaggaggcGCGGCAAGTCGGAGTTGTTGTGGATGCTCATCGATGTGATGCAGCAGAAATGATGCATAGCACACGGATTGACTTTATCATAATTTGGATCGATGCGTCATGGAAATTGAACCGATCGTTCCCCGGAATTCGCGGCGAGCGGCAAATCGGTGGTGGCGGAGAAGCGATTCAATATAgagtgattttattttattagattattttttatagtgTTTGATGCTCAGCTGTGTCTACATTTGCTAATTGAATGGAAAATTGAATGATTGGTACTCCGGAAACGCAGATCTGGtggttatcattttaattgATTGATAGATTGATTTggttttatcttattttttgaTTTCATGCTCTTTGGGTCTGATTGTCTTAATTTTGATAGATCACGAATTCAGATTTGATGGTGATAAGGAGTGAAATCCTCGTTGAAGAAAGTATGTTTAGTGCTATGAATTCTAgggtttaattaaatttggaaaGTGCAGGATGATTTTAAGAAATGCtctatttcattaaaatttgtgcatttaaaataatatgaaattaatgtataattaataaaattatagatCATGATTTCTGATATggattatgattttacttcttgtttacaaaacacatcacttttagcgtgattttacttcactcttgtttacaaaacacatcactcttagtatgattttacttcactcttgtttacaaaacacatcactcttagcatgattttactccactcttgtttacaaaacacatcactcttattatgattttacttcactgttgtttacaaaacacatcactcttagcgtgattttacttcactattgtttacaaaacacatcactcttagcatgactttacttcactcttgtttacaaaacacatcactcttattatgattttacttcactcttgtttacaaaatacatcactcttagcgtgattttacttcactcttgtttacaaaacacatcactcttagcgtgattttacttcactcttgtttacaaaacacatcactcttagcatgattttacttcactcttgtttacgaaacacatcactcttagcatgattttactttactcttgtttacgaaacacaacacacttagcatgattttacttcactcttgtttacaaaacacatcactcttagcatgaatttacttcactataatttacaaaatacatcactcttacatAATCTTTGGATGTAAATTGGCTTCAGATGACTAAATTTTAGTGGAATAGAGTTGATAATTATGAAAGTTTTCAGTTTTGAACCAACAACAATACAATGGGAACAGTATGATTAGTTGTTCTAGTTTTGCATGAGCCAAGT of the Salvia splendens isolate huo1 unplaced genomic scaffold, SspV2 ctg664, whole genome shotgun sequence genome contains:
- the LOC121790907 gene encoding afadin- and alpha-actinin-binding protein-like, encoding MPPTDTSPDLRRSSTNPATLSMSEYAFADLNNLEHCAKYLNNTLVTFGFPASLDLFSNDPVSVSRTCNCIHALLQQRQRDVEFRESANEQRQRLLSDISRLEAKVERLESQLSTKDREIASMTRTEAKATAAFKTQIDKLQQERDEFQKMVLGNQQVKTQQIHEMKKKEKEYVKLQERLNQVVMEKKKESRSGMEIMNLLQKEGRQRGTWTGKKADTDFYKKIVETCEAKNQELMAENADLRILLRSMQADMREFLNAPNGKQSSPVNTRSDADLSQSPLVGRTDMFDLPLHMGRDQIEESLRTKMSSIKDRMVQLQDAHKGAEFTSEVSERELELEAQLVEARSIIQEQESIMSKHIPRSNKPRTLSGHLNSERESML
- the LOC121790906 gene encoding uncharacterized protein LOC121790906, translating into MALKSREPASMLEGDGLCISRILARESSVGQSSRVFYRSNEGIPFRWEMQPGTAKNPQQEEQVIPPICPPPLMQCLGLPLPNLDEPEPPRLKTSMIWRLRKVLKKGITTNMIKKVRGIRNKEQESSRFSLTSDVSMVDSPFCCSPWNIPAILEEGNTRIYYCNIHKNEFAVEEGDLFMSRILSQVSAPEQFSDPLHGGDSAAGVPFGWEMHPGTPKVAAEDELIPPPSPPPAAQSLTLPRPAPAGGYMKTKSSAWKKAWLWIRWRGRKTETLKMQHEISFRYNEK